In one Bacteroidota bacterium genomic region, the following are encoded:
- a CDS encoding PIG-L family deacetylase, which yields MKNHSTPLQVILQLLLIMTYNSALAQSSSDIYRRIKKLEQTTTVLYIAAHPDDENTRLITWMSKEKLFRTAYISLTRGDGGQNLIGAELGVDLGLIRTRELMAARTIDGGEQYFTRAYDFGYSKTSEETITLWNREKILEDMVYVIRKIKPDVMICRFPPDQRAGHGHHSSSALLAKEAFDMAADPSKFPQQVTSLGSWQVKRLYWNTFKFGGNNTTSEQQLKIDVGSYNPLLGKSYGELSAESRSQHKSQGFGVPSQRGTQIEYFSPVAGDTNVTDVFKNDNFWASQKDGNEIIQLINSTLTAFDFKKPSSSIPSLINLRKIISQLPDHSIKNQKLKELDLIISDCLGLWKSAYSFSEKYAINDTLHVNLQMVVREYDSVTVRLLRNQYNDSSSTFSLVNQTMQNKAIILKGPSATTQPYWLQTTPDKGTFKIPDILLTGQAWNPEPIILQAEIVLKDSRIPIEIPVTYKVTDPVKGESIKPLVIAPLLTGRLSENTSIYNNLSKRKYKLKLKYEGSQSEQIKLYTDITGDKGWKINITDTLLSFSLKGEEKEIDFFIQPTEKTLQDAALSFRFQMKNATTEQLKSSKEITYDHIPPITWFPELKTTLKFADIKTNATKILYIKGAGDDVAVMLKQIGIQSDEVTAEEISEINLDQYDAIVTGIRAYNTDKNLPSVFSKIMAYVEKGGTFLVQYNTNSNLHPASIMTPYPYTISRNRVTEEEAVVTLTDENHPLLNHPNKITSKDFEGWVQERGLYFATKIDSAFTNILLMNDKGEQPQEGSLIVTKYGKGTYIYTGLSFFRQLPAGVPGAFRLFANLIGQKPSNDKK from the coding sequence ATGAAAAATCATTCAACACCTCTTCAGGTCATACTTCAATTGCTATTGATTATGACCTATAACAGCGCTCTGGCTCAATCTTCATCAGACATCTACCGTCGTATCAAAAAGCTGGAACAAACTACCACGGTTTTATATATTGCTGCACATCCGGATGACGAAAACACGAGATTAATCACCTGGATGTCGAAAGAAAAACTATTTCGAACGGCATATATTTCATTGACCAGAGGAGATGGTGGTCAGAATTTAATCGGAGCAGAACTTGGCGTAGACCTGGGTCTAATTCGCACCAGAGAACTGATGGCAGCACGAACTATTGATGGCGGTGAACAATATTTTACCCGGGCTTATGATTTTGGTTATTCAAAAACTTCAGAAGAAACGATTACACTTTGGAACCGAGAAAAAATATTGGAAGACATGGTGTATGTTATCCGTAAAATCAAACCCGACGTAATGATTTGTCGCTTTCCACCAGATCAACGTGCAGGACATGGACATCATTCCTCCAGTGCCCTATTGGCGAAAGAAGCATTTGATATGGCTGCTGATCCTTCTAAGTTCCCTCAACAAGTTACATCGTTAGGATCGTGGCAAGTAAAAAGGCTCTACTGGAATACATTTAAGTTTGGAGGGAACAACACTACAAGTGAACAACAACTAAAGATTGATGTGGGTAGTTATAATCCTTTGCTTGGAAAAAGTTACGGAGAGTTATCTGCCGAAAGCAGATCTCAGCATAAAAGCCAGGGATTTGGTGTACCCTCACAAAGAGGAACTCAAATAGAGTATTTCAGTCCGGTGGCAGGTGATACCAATGTGACTGATGTTTTTAAGAATGATAATTTCTGGGCCTCGCAAAAAGATGGAAATGAAATTATACAACTAATTAATAGCACACTTACGGCATTTGATTTCAAAAAGCCTTCCTCATCCATACCCTCTCTTATAAATCTTCGCAAAATCATTTCACAACTCCCTGATCATAGTATAAAAAATCAGAAGTTAAAAGAACTCGATCTCATCATTTCGGATTGTCTTGGACTGTGGAAATCCGCCTATTCATTCAGTGAAAAGTACGCCATAAACGATACCTTGCATGTGAATTTACAGATGGTCGTCCGCGAATATGATTCTGTTACGGTTCGTTTACTACGAAATCAATACAATGACAGCAGCAGTACCTTTTCACTTGTCAACCAAACGATGCAAAACAAAGCGATCATTCTGAAAGGACCATCTGCAACAACTCAACCGTATTGGCTGCAAACAACTCCCGACAAAGGTACCTTTAAGATTCCGGATATTTTACTTACAGGACAAGCATGGAATCCCGAACCCATTATTTTGCAAGCCGAAATTGTTTTAAAGGATAGCAGAATCCCCATTGAAATACCTGTCACTTATAAAGTAACCGATCCAGTAAAAGGCGAATCGATAAAACCTTTAGTGATAGCTCCCCTACTAACCGGTCGTCTATCCGAAAACACTTCTATTTATAATAATCTTAGTAAAAGAAAATATAAACTTAAACTTAAATACGAAGGTTCCCAATCGGAGCAGATTAAACTTTATACCGATATTACAGGAGATAAAGGATGGAAAATAAATATTACCGATACCCTTTTATCCTTTTCCCTAAAGGGAGAAGAAAAGGAAATCGATTTTTTCATACAGCCAACAGAGAAAACCTTGCAAGATGCTGCATTGAGTTTCAGATTTCAAATGAAAAATGCCACTACGGAACAACTGAAGAGTAGTAAAGAGATCACCTATGATCATATTCCACCTATTACGTGGTTTCCTGAACTTAAGACAACGTTAAAATTTGCCGATATTAAAACTAACGCGACTAAAATCTTATACATCAAAGGCGCCGGTGATGATGTAGCGGTCATGTTAAAGCAAATCGGAATTCAATCGGATGAAGTAACTGCAGAAGAAATTTCTGAAATTAATCTGGATCAGTATGATGCCATTGTAACCGGAATCAGAGCATACAATACCGATAAAAATCTTCCATCTGTATTCAGCAAAATAATGGCCTATGTAGAAAAGGGAGGAACATTTTTAGTACAGTACAATACCAATTCTAATCTTCATCCTGCATCGATCATGACGCCGTATCCATACACCATCAGCAGGAACAGAGTCACAGAAGAAGAGGCTGTAGTAACCTTAACGGATGAAAATCACCCCCTCTTAAATCATCCGAATAAAATTACCTCCAAAGACTTTGAAGGCTGGGTACAGGAACGAGGCCTATATTTCGCGACAAAAATAGATTCGGCTTTCACCAATATTTTATTGATGAATGACAAGGGCGAGCAACCGCAAGAAGGGAGTCTCATAGTGACCAAATATGGAAAGGGAACTTATATTTATACCGGGCTCTCCTTCTTTCGTCAACTTCCGGCTGGAGTTCCGGGAGCTTTCCGCTTATTTGCCAACCTCATCGGACAAAAGCCATCTAACGATAAGAAATAG
- a CDS encoding sodium:solute symporter, whose amino-acid sequence MSLLDWIVLIVTLFSVIIYGIYKSRGQKNLESYFLNNRSLPWYIVLFSIMGTQASAITFLSAPGQAYTDGMRFVQYYFGLPLAMIFICIFFIPIYSKLNIYTAYEYLEKRFDTKTRLLTSFLFLLQRGLSTGISIYAPSLILSSLLGWNIHLTNLLMGGLLIIYTVSGGVKAVSYTQTQQLIIIFLAMFLSGYMVVHLLPEDMGFADALKIAGASGKLNVITSGFNENGFNWNDKYNIFSGIIGGFFLALSYFGTDQSQVGRYLTAKNTNESRAGLLMNGFVKIPMQFLILLVGALVFTFYTFYKSPVYFNTKMLDSAREGSYGNEISDIETNYSSLQKLQNEVAVNYLNAEKSGDEMRSYFYKSKLDSLSILNTSLRKKAATLIQKSNASADSNDTNYIFLHFVVNNLPRGLVGLLIAIIFLAAWGSIAAALNSLASTCMIDWHHLARPKDRTDARNLKLSRYYTLAWGIFCIIVAQLAGRMGSLIEAVNILGSLFYGTILGIFSVALFLKSIEGNQVFIAALITEVLVIAIYFSDTISFLWLNLIGCAFVILLSLLLKLILPKFQVTG is encoded by the coding sequence ATGAGCCTCCTCGACTGGATTGTATTGATCGTTACGTTATTCTCTGTAATTATTTACGGTATATATAAAAGCAGGGGTCAAAAAAATCTTGAGAGCTATTTTTTAAACAATCGCTCTTTGCCCTGGTATATTGTTCTGTTTTCCATTATGGGAACACAGGCGAGTGCCATTACGTTTCTATCAGCTCCGGGGCAAGCCTATACTGATGGAATGCGTTTTGTTCAATACTATTTCGGACTGCCGCTGGCGATGATATTTATATGCATTTTCTTCATTCCTATTTACAGTAAGCTGAACATCTATACGGCGTATGAATATCTGGAAAAAAGATTTGACACCAAAACCAGATTGCTCACCTCCTTTCTTTTCCTGCTTCAGAGAGGTTTATCTACCGGTATCAGTATTTATGCTCCATCACTCATACTTTCTTCCTTATTGGGTTGGAATATTCATCTTACCAACTTATTGATGGGAGGTTTGCTCATCATTTATACAGTAAGTGGCGGAGTTAAAGCGGTATCGTATACCCAAACGCAGCAACTCATCATTATTTTTCTTGCCATGTTCCTTTCCGGATACATGGTGGTTCATTTACTGCCGGAGGATATGGGATTTGCAGACGCGTTAAAAATTGCAGGGGCATCCGGTAAATTAAATGTAATCACGAGCGGTTTCAATGAAAATGGCTTCAACTGGAATGACAAGTACAATATTTTCAGTGGTATTATTGGGGGATTCTTTCTCGCGCTCTCCTATTTCGGGACAGATCAATCGCAAGTTGGTCGTTACCTGACTGCAAAAAATACCAATGAAAGCAGAGCAGGATTATTGATGAACGGATTTGTCAAAATCCCTATGCAATTTTTAATTTTATTGGTGGGTGCATTGGTTTTCACCTTTTATACTTTCTATAAGAGTCCGGTCTATTTTAACACGAAAATGCTGGATTCAGCGAGAGAAGGTAGCTATGGGAACGAAATTTCAGACATTGAAACAAATTATTCTTCCTTGCAAAAATTGCAGAATGAAGTAGCTGTTAACTACCTGAATGCTGAAAAATCCGGAGACGAGATGCGTAGTTATTTCTATAAATCAAAACTTGATTCTTTAAGTATTTTAAACACAAGTCTAAGGAAGAAAGCGGCAACACTCATTCAAAAATCAAATGCCTCTGCAGATTCCAATGATACCAATTATATTTTTCTTCACTTTGTTGTAAATAATTTACCACGAGGATTAGTCGGATTACTCATCGCTATCATATTCCTTGCCGCATGGGGTTCCATTGCCGCTGCATTGAATTCACTGGCCTCGACCTGCATGATCGACTGGCATCATCTGGCACGACCTAAGGATCGAACGGATGCCCGAAATTTGAAATTATCCAGATACTATACATTAGCCTGGGGGATCTTCTGCATTATTGTAGCACAATTAGCAGGAAGAATGGGCTCATTGATAGAAGCAGTGAATATTCTGGGATCTCTCTTCTACGGAACAATTCTGGGTATTTTTTCAGTAGCGCTCTTTTTGAAATCAATTGAGGGAAATCAGGTGTTTATTGCTGCACTGATTACTGAAGTATTGGTGATAGCCATCTATTTTTCCGATACCATTTCATTTCTTTGGTTAAACCTCATCGGTTGTGCCTTTGTGATTCTGTTATCTCTCCTCTTAAAACTGATTCTTCCTAAATTTCAGGTCACCGGATAA
- a CDS encoding tail fiber domain-containing protein encodes MKKTLLTTITVLGIACLSMNSHAQTGWLLQGNSNATTNDFIGTINNIPLKFKTKNATRMVITGTGKVGIANAAPVSRLDILGLTSATEPVVNVTGKYVGSADVIAIKGTSTPSDTSGIGVQGVGNLAGVEGISNLFGVSGSGIIGVLGSSSVAGTTGFPTGVWGQSDGGEQGNGVFGIAENSTQNISVWGIATDTATVGGVRDYAGYFQGNVFGYRYFQLSDERMKKNVQPLHSVLSRLMNVKTATYNYKTAEFPKLHLPAGLQTGFLAENLQQQFPDMVVETTMPEKIHPKTGRIISEKADVKVVNYMGMIPVLTSAIQEQQVQIAAKDAAIADMQKQLIALETRLARLEANAPSTSKTGASLSDVRLDQNQPNPFSNSTIINFEIPSNTSDARLMITTMDGKLIREVSINGNKSGQVQLSAADMSAGSYLYSLYVNGVMTATKTLVITK; translated from the coding sequence ATGAAAAAAACACTTCTCACTACAATTACTGTACTAGGCATTGCCTGCCTAAGTATGAATAGCCATGCACAAACAGGATGGTTATTACAGGGAAATTCAAATGCGACAACCAATGATTTTATTGGTACAATAAACAACATACCTTTAAAATTCAAAACCAAGAATGCAACCCGAATGGTGATCACCGGCACCGGTAAAGTTGGTATAGCAAATGCTGCACCTGTATCCCGATTGGATATTCTTGGATTGACTTCTGCGACTGAGCCGGTAGTAAACGTTACCGGAAAGTATGTAGGCAGTGCAGATGTTATTGCTATTAAAGGTACTTCCACTCCATCTGATACCAGCGGCATTGGAGTTCAGGGGGTCGGAAACTTAGCGGGTGTAGAAGGAATTAGTAATTTATTTGGAGTTAGCGGTTCCGGTATAATTGGAGTATTGGGATCATCTTCTGTAGCAGGAACAACAGGTTTTCCAACCGGTGTATGGGGACAATCAGACGGGGGAGAACAAGGAAACGGAGTTTTTGGAATCGCCGAAAATTCTACCCAAAATATATCTGTATGGGGAATTGCAACGGACACCGCAACGGTAGGCGGCGTTCGTGACTATGCAGGCTATTTTCAGGGAAATGTATTCGGATATCGCTACTTTCAACTCTCTGATGAAAGAATGAAAAAGAATGTACAGCCACTTCATAGCGTGTTGTCTCGCCTTATGAATGTGAAAACAGCTACCTACAATTATAAAACAGCTGAATTTCCAAAACTTCACCTTCCTGCAGGCTTGCAAACCGGCTTCCTGGCCGAGAACTTACAACAACAATTCCCTGATATGGTTGTAGAAACTACAATGCCGGAAAAAATTCATCCGAAAACAGGAAGAATTATTTCTGAAAAAGCCGATGTGAAAGTTGTAAATTACATGGGAATGATTCCGGTACTTACTTCTGCCATTCAGGAACAACAAGTACAAATTGCTGCCAAGGACGCTGCAATAGCTGATATGCAAAAGCAACTGATTGCCCTTGAAACACGTTTAGCCCGCCTCGAAGCGAACGCTCCTTCTACCAGTAAAACCGGCGCCAGCCTGAGTGATGTTCGTTTAGATCAGAATCAACCTAACCCATTTAGTAATTCCACAATTATCAATTTTGAAATCCCTTCAAATACAAGTGATGCAAGATTAATGATCACTACTATGGATGGTAAATTGATCCGTGAAGTAAGTATCAATGGTAACAAGTCCGGACAGGTTCAACTTTCTGCTGCAGATATGAGTGCTGGTTCATACCTCTATTCATTGTACGTGAACGGTGTTATGACAGCAACTAAAACACTGGTCATCACAAAGTAA
- a CDS encoding T9SS type A sorting domain-containing protein yields the protein MRGQVTFNQSYSALSGKNIINLPVSDLKAGVYMVKVNIGGSVLNSRLVFN from the coding sequence TTGAGAGGCCAGGTGACTTTTAACCAATCGTATTCAGCACTGAGCGGTAAAAACATCATTAATCTTCCCGTAAGTGATTTGAAAGCGGGTGTTTACATGGTGAAAGTAAATATAGGTGGTTCCGTCCTAAACAGCCGTCTTGTTTTCAACTAG